One segment of Rhodothermales bacterium DNA contains the following:
- a CDS encoding sugar phosphate isomerase/epimerase, with amino-acid sequence MSRPITLFTGQWADLPLDTLARKAADWGYDGLELACWGDHFDVQRALSETDYCAGVRRRLAQYGLEVHAISNHLVGQAVCDRIDERHKAILPARVWGDGEATGVQARAAHEMKDTARAAAKLGVDVVNGFTGSSIWHLLYSFPPVSQDMIDAGFADFATRWTPILDVFREEGVRFALEVHPTEIAFDTASAARAVEAIGGHKAFGFNYDPSHLAYQGVDYVGFISAFAERIFHVHVKDVWWATHGTEAGVFGGHTDFGDARRHWEFRSPGRGSVDFEEIIRALNRIGYVGPLSVEWEDIGMDREHGAEEACAFVGAVDFPPSDVAFDAAFSKQTEPN; translated from the coding sequence ATGTCCAGACCGATAACCCTGTTCACCGGCCAGTGGGCCGACCTGCCCCTCGATACTCTCGCGCGCAAAGCCGCCGATTGGGGATACGACGGCCTTGAACTGGCCTGTTGGGGCGATCATTTCGACGTCCAGCGGGCGCTGTCCGAAACGGATTACTGTGCGGGCGTGCGCCGACGGTTGGCACAGTATGGCCTCGAGGTGCACGCCATCAGCAACCATCTGGTGGGGCAGGCCGTGTGCGACCGGATTGACGAACGGCACAAGGCCATACTGCCGGCCCGCGTATGGGGCGACGGCGAGGCCACGGGGGTCCAGGCGCGGGCCGCCCACGAAATGAAGGACACCGCCCGCGCCGCGGCAAAACTGGGCGTGGATGTGGTGAACGGGTTCACCGGATCGTCCATCTGGCATCTGCTGTACTCCTTCCCGCCCGTATCGCAGGACATGATCGACGCCGGTTTCGCGGATTTTGCCACGCGCTGGACCCCCATCCTGGACGTCTTCCGCGAGGAGGGTGTTCGCTTCGCGCTCGAGGTGCATCCCACGGAGATTGCCTTCGACACCGCATCGGCCGCCCGGGCGGTGGAAGCGATTGGAGGTCACAAGGCGTTCGGATTCAATTACGATCCGAGCCACCTGGCGTACCAGGGCGTCGACTACGTCGGCTTCATTTCGGCATTCGCGGAGCGCATCTTCCATGTCCACGTGAAGGATGTCTGGTGGGCCACGCACGGAACCGAGGCCGGGGTGTTCGGGGGCCATACGGATTTCGGGGATGCGCGTCGGCACTGGGAATTCCGTTCGCCGGGACGCGGGAGCGTGGACTTCGAGGAGATCATCCGGGCGCTCAATCGGATTGGATACGTCGGGCCGCTTTCGGTGGAGTGGGAGGACATCGGGATGGACCGTGAGCACGGGGCCGAAGAGGCGTGTGCATTCGTCGGAGCGGTGGATTTTCCGCCGTCGGACGTGGCCTTCGACGCCGCCTTTTCAAAGCAAACAGAGCCAAACTGA
- a CDS encoding Gfo/Idh/MocA family oxidoreductase, translating to MLGGGPGAFIGAVHRMAARMDGEIELVAGAFSSRPEASAAMGRELYLDPDRVYDSWEQLLDAEAERAENAASNPSAAPLDFVAIVTPNGLHYPMARRALERGFDVICDKPMTTSLADAEDLCRLVTDTGRMFVLTHNYTGYPMVRQARAMVRAGELGRVRKIVVEYPQGWLSTLLEASGNKQAVWRTDPAMAGPSSALGDIGTHCENLVHFVTGLEMAELFADLGSVVIGRDMEDDASLLIHYDGGARGILYASQISVGEENNLTLRVYGERAALTWRQEHPNQLHLLTSNGPAQVLTRASSYLSPEASDASRLPPGHPEGFIEGFANLYRDAATAFRTREQGLLPTVQDGARGMHFIETALRSSRERQWMDARYTPPGG from the coding sequence ATGCTCGGCGGTGGTCCTGGCGCATTCATTGGCGCCGTCCACCGGATGGCCGCCCGGATGGACGGGGAAATCGAACTCGTGGCGGGCGCATTTTCGTCCCGCCCGGAAGCGTCTGCCGCCATGGGACGCGAGCTGTACCTGGACCCCGACCGGGTCTACGATTCCTGGGAACAGCTCCTGGACGCCGAGGCCGAGCGCGCAGAAAACGCAGCCTCAAACCCTTCCGCGGCCCCGCTGGATTTCGTTGCCATAGTGACCCCGAACGGCCTGCACTACCCCATGGCTCGGCGTGCACTCGAGCGCGGCTTCGACGTGATCTGCGACAAGCCCATGACGACCTCGCTGGCCGATGCGGAGGACCTGTGCCGACTGGTCACCGACACCGGCCGCATGTTCGTGCTCACGCACAACTACACCGGATACCCCATGGTCCGGCAGGCCCGGGCCATGGTCCGCGCCGGCGAACTGGGCCGCGTCCGCAAGATCGTCGTCGAATATCCGCAGGGATGGCTGTCCACGCTGCTGGAGGCGAGCGGCAACAAGCAGGCCGTGTGGCGCACGGACCCGGCCATGGCCGGTCCGTCCTCGGCGCTCGGCGACATCGGTACCCACTGCGAGAACCTGGTCCATTTCGTGACCGGCCTGGAAATGGCCGAACTGTTTGCCGACCTCGGATCGGTGGTCATCGGTCGGGACATGGAAGACGATGCGTCGCTCCTCATCCATTATGACGGCGGCGCGCGCGGCATCCTGTATGCCTCGCAGATCTCGGTGGGTGAGGAAAACAACCTGACGCTCCGGGTCTACGGGGAGCGCGCCGCCCTCACCTGGCGTCAGGAGCACCCCAACCAGCTGCACTTGCTGACCAGCAACGGACCGGCGCAGGTCCTGACCCGGGCCAGCTCATACCTGTCTCCTGAGGCCTCCGATGCGTCACGCCTGCCTCCCGGCCACCCAGAAGGCTTCATCGAGGGCTTCGCGAACCTCTACCGGGATGCCGCCACCGCCTTCCGCACGCGCGAGCAGGGCCTCCTGCCCACGGTCCAGGACGGCGCCCGTGGCATGCATTTCATTGAAACCGCGCTCCGTTCCAGCCGGGAGCGGCAATGGATGGATGCCCGCTATACCCCGCCCGGAGGGTGA
- a CDS encoding response regulator transcription factor: protein MNLQVPTRERPLILIVDDEDDILDLLQYNLQKEDYDTLAARDGAEGLELAAKHVPDIIILDIMMPRMDGLEACRRMREHSTLLTVPILILTARSEAADQVVGLDSGADIYLAKPISIPVLLSQVKALLRGSSRYDTPPDLLRIMDLEIDRDRYVVRRTGTDFTIRLARKEFDLLYFFASRPGKVFSRQDLLDRVWGRDVYVVDRTVDVHVRKIREKIGDHYIETIKGVGYRFADTLPAR from the coding sequence ATGAACCTGCAGGTCCCCACGCGCGAACGCCCGCTCATCCTCATTGTAGACGACGAGGACGATATCCTCGACCTTCTCCAGTATAACCTGCAGAAGGAAGATTATGATACGCTCGCGGCGCGTGACGGCGCCGAGGGTCTGGAGCTGGCGGCCAAGCATGTACCCGACATCATCATCCTCGACATCATGATGCCGCGCATGGATGGTCTGGAAGCGTGTCGCCGCATGCGCGAACACAGTACGCTGCTGACGGTGCCCATCCTCATCCTGACCGCCCGCAGCGAGGCGGCGGACCAGGTGGTCGGCCTGGATTCCGGAGCGGACATCTACCTGGCCAAGCCCATTTCCATCCCCGTCCTGCTGAGCCAGGTGAAGGCCCTCCTGCGCGGCTCGTCCCGCTACGACACCCCACCCGATCTGCTGCGGATCATGGACCTGGAAATCGACCGCGACCGGTACGTGGTGCGCCGGACCGGTACCGATTTCACCATCCGCCTGGCACGCAAGGAGTTCGACCTGCTCTACTTTTTTGCCTCCCGACCGGGCAAGGTGTTTTCCCGACAGGACCTCCTGGATCGAGTCTGGGGACGGGACGTGTACGTGGTGGACCGGACCGTGGATGTCCACGTCCGGAAAATCCGCGAGAAGATCGGGGATCACTACATTGAGACCATCAAGGGGGTAGGGTACCGGTTTGCCGACACCCTGCCTGCGCGATAG
- a CDS encoding ATP-binding protein, which produces MPRALPIRNQIATRVAAGTAAALLVAGLLAAWAGWLPTWWSAALLALAAGIAAHVAVRRVIGDRLQQAELALRLIRKHDFERMGQAETSAERGDELDDLLRQINRTGHILRSEFEEISNMESYRREFVGNVSHELKTPIFSIRGFAETLMNGALDDPAVNRSFVEKIVRNADRLSSLASDLSEISKLETGEQGMHPETFDMRRLSKDVIDSVEPMAAERSISITMDMPADLPPVVADPARIRQVLVNLVDNAVKYTNDGGTIVVRARREDPQVRVDVVDDGIGIAPEDLPRLTERFFRVDKSRSRSAGGTGLGLSIVKHILAAHDQVLLIESRVGDGSTFGFRLDVASAEG; this is translated from the coding sequence ATGCCCAGAGCACTTCCCATCCGCAATCAGATAGCCACGCGTGTGGCCGCCGGGACGGCAGCCGCCCTGCTCGTGGCGGGCCTGCTGGCGGCTTGGGCAGGCTGGCTGCCCACCTGGTGGTCGGCCGCCCTGTTGGCATTGGCAGCAGGAATTGCCGCCCACGTCGCCGTCCGGCGCGTGATCGGAGACCGCCTGCAGCAGGCGGAATTGGCGTTGCGTCTCATCCGCAAGCACGATTTCGAGCGGATGGGGCAGGCGGAGACATCCGCAGAGCGGGGCGACGAACTGGACGACCTGCTCCGTCAGATCAATCGGACGGGGCACATCCTGCGCAGCGAGTTCGAGGAAATCAGCAACATGGAGAGCTACCGGCGGGAGTTCGTGGGTAACGTGTCGCACGAACTCAAGACGCCCATTTTTTCCATCCGGGGATTCGCCGAGACCCTCATGAACGGGGCCCTGGACGACCCGGCCGTCAACCGGTCGTTCGTCGAGAAGATTGTCCGCAACGCGGACCGGCTCTCCAGTCTGGCCAGTGACCTCTCCGAGATATCCAAGCTGGAAACCGGCGAGCAGGGCATGCATCCGGAGACGTTTGACATGCGCCGCCTGTCGAAGGACGTCATCGATTCCGTCGAGCCCATGGCCGCCGAGCGCTCCATTTCCATCACCATGGACATGCCGGCTGACTTGCCGCCTGTGGTGGCCGACCCGGCCCGTATCCGGCAGGTTCTGGTCAACCTGGTGGACAATGCCGTCAAATACACGAATGACGGAGGAACCATCGTGGTCCGCGCCCGCCGGGAAGACCCGCAGGTCCGTGTGGACGTGGTGGATGACGGCATCGGCATTGCGCCCGAGGACCTGCCGCGCCTCACGGAACGCTTCTTCCGCGTGGACAAATCCCGGTCGCGCTCGGCCGGTGGCACCGGTCTCGGATTGTCCATCGTGAAGCACATCCTGGCGGCACACGACCAGGTCCTGCTCATTGAAAGTCGCGTGGGTGACGGCTCCACGTTCGGGTTCCGGCTTGATGTTGCGTCGGCGGAGGGGTAA
- a CDS encoding queuosine precursor transporter, protein MRQTHLLTRPQKLYVICAGIFITALVVAEATASKFFTAFQLPFTITILGMEFSEVVMTAGVLAFPITFIVTDLLNEYYGKPGIRFVTYLGMVMIIFEFGLLQLAMGVPTAPISPVPEEAFNTVFGATGRIIIGSITAYVIGQLVDITLFHWIRKRTQGRHLWLRATGSTLGSQFMDTFIVLSIAFAGQLALGEIVAITLFNYSYKFIIAVLITPVIYGAHWVMDWYLGDEVAATLIQTAAGEGSPATPA, encoded by the coding sequence ATGCGCCAGACGCATCTCCTGACCCGCCCGCAGAAACTGTATGTCATCTGCGCCGGCATCTTCATAACGGCGCTCGTCGTCGCCGAAGCCACCGCAAGCAAGTTCTTCACGGCCTTCCAGCTGCCCTTCACCATCACCATCCTGGGCATGGAGTTTTCGGAGGTCGTGATGACGGCAGGCGTGCTGGCCTTTCCCATCACGTTCATCGTGACCGACCTGCTGAACGAGTATTACGGCAAGCCCGGCATCCGATTCGTGACCTACCTGGGCATGGTCATGATCATCTTCGAGTTCGGCCTGCTCCAGCTGGCCATGGGCGTCCCGACGGCACCCATTTCCCCGGTTCCGGAAGAGGCCTTCAACACGGTTTTCGGGGCCACGGGACGGATTATCATAGGCAGCATTACGGCCTACGTCATCGGTCAGTTGGTGGATATCACCCTGTTCCACTGGATCCGGAAACGCACCCAGGGGCGGCATCTCTGGTTGCGCGCCACGGGGTCCACGCTGGGCTCGCAGTTCATGGATACGTTCATCGTGCTCTCCATTGCCTTCGCCGGGCAACTCGCGCTCGGGGAAATCGTGGCCATCACGCTGTTCAACTATTCCTATAAGTTCATCATTGCCGTCCTGATTACGCCCGTCATTTATGGCGCTCACTGGGTCATGGATTGGTATCTGGGGGACGAGGTAGCCGCAACGCTCATCCAGACGGCCGCCGGGGAGGGGAGCCCGGCAACGCCGGCATGA